In one Bacillus sp. PK3_68 genomic region, the following are encoded:
- a CDS encoding YlaN family protein, which produces MASELKVNHREKAYSLLEADAGKILRLIKVQMDNLTMPQCPLYEEVLDTQMFGLSREIDFAIRLGLVDEKDGKELIDSLERELSALHEASTRK; this is translated from the coding sequence GTGGCATCTGAATTAAAAGTCAATCACAGGGAAAAGGCCTACTCTCTATTAGAAGCAGATGCGGGAAAGATCTTGCGGCTCATAAAAGTTCAAATGGACAACTTAACGATGCCCCAGTGTCCTCTTTATGAAGAGGTGCTGGATACCCAGATGTTTGGCTTATCCCGTGAAATAGATTTTGCGATTCGTTTAGGTCTGGTTGATGAGAAAGATGGGAAAGAACTGATTGATTCACTTGAACGGGAACTGTCAGCTCTCCATGAAGCATCTACTCGAAAATAA
- a CDS encoding FtsW/RodA/SpoVE family cell cycle protein: protein MWKKIIRSYDYSLIVAFFLLCLFGLMMVYSASSVTAVQRYEVASDYFYNKQKIHIIIASFFFLVAALFPYKAYKNSKFLFFMIAGIVGLLGILGFFGTISNNARSWIRLGGFSLQPSEFAKLVIIIYMSAIYAKKQKYINSFNKGVTPPVILLVFLCMLIASEPDFGTAFIIFMIGCTIIISSGMKFKSIWKLIVLGMMAALILSPLILFKKDQIFTKEKMSRITGYLDPFEHQEGDGYHLVNSYLAIGSGGVTGTGLGQSIQKLGYLPEPHTDFIMAVIAEELGVLGVIVVIGGLSFIVLKGIYISIKCRDPFGSMMAVGISSMIAIQSLINLGGVTGLIPITGVPLPFISYGGSSLILLAGSLGILVNISMFAKYEQVYKG, encoded by the coding sequence ATGTGGAAAAAAATAATTAGATCATATGATTACTCACTCATAGTCGCGTTTTTTCTTCTCTGTTTGTTTGGGCTGATGATGGTTTATAGCGCCAGTTCAGTAACAGCAGTGCAGCGCTATGAAGTGGCAAGCGACTACTTTTATAATAAGCAAAAGATTCATATTATCATTGCCTCTTTTTTCTTCTTGGTAGCGGCTCTCTTTCCGTATAAGGCTTATAAAAACAGTAAATTTTTATTCTTTATGATAGCGGGGATTGTCGGGCTTCTAGGAATATTGGGTTTTTTTGGTACAATCTCAAACAATGCAAGAAGCTGGATCCGTCTTGGAGGATTTTCACTTCAGCCTTCTGAGTTTGCCAAGCTTGTTATCATCATTTATATGTCAGCTATTTATGCTAAAAAACAAAAATATATTAACTCATTCAACAAAGGGGTTACACCACCAGTCATTTTGTTAGTCTTTTTATGCATGCTCATCGCCAGTGAGCCGGATTTTGGTACAGCGTTCATCATATTTATGATCGGTTGTACGATTATTATCTCTTCAGGGATGAAGTTTAAGAGTATATGGAAACTTATCGTGCTTGGTATGATGGCAGCACTCATCCTCTCACCGCTCATTCTTTTTAAAAAAGATCAAATCTTTACAAAGGAAAAGATGAGCCGCATCACTGGATATCTTGATCCCTTTGAACACCAAGAGGGAGATGGCTACCATCTAGTTAATTCTTATTTGGCTATTGGTTCTGGCGGGGTAACTGGTACAGGGCTTGGCCAAAGTATTCAAAAACTTGGTTATTTGCCTGAGCCGCATACAGATTTCATTATGGCTGTTATAGCTGAGGAATTAGGAGTGTTAGGTGTAATAGTTGTTATTGGGGGCCTTAGCTTTATTGTATTAAAAGGAATTTATATATCAATTAAGTGCCGCGATCCATTTGGTTCTATGATGGCGGTAGGTATATCCAGTATGATTGCCATTCAATCATTGATTAATCTCGGTGGGGTAACGGGGTTAATTCCAATTACCGGCGTACCTCTGCCTTTTATTAGCTATGGAGGTTCCTCGCTTATTTTGCTGGCTGGATCACTTGGCATTCTTGTTAATATTTCAATGTTTGCCAAGTATGAGCAGGTTTATAAGGGGTAG
- the pyc gene encoding pyruvate carboxylase, whose product MRKISKVLVANRGEIAIRVFRACTELHIRTVAIYSKEDSGSYHRYKADEAYLVGKGKKPIDAYLDIENIIEIAKQAEVDAIHPGYGFLSENIEFARRCEEEGIIFIGPKSQHLDMFGDKVKARVQAQRADIPVIPGTDGPVSDLEEVVAFGREHGFPIIIKAALGGGGRGMRIVHSVEEVREAYERAKSEAKAAFGNSEVYVEKFVQNPKHIEVQILGDHQRNIIHLYERDCSVQRRHQKVVEVAPCVSLSEKLRNDICNAAVKLMKNVDYLNAGTVEFLVADNQFYFIEVNPRVQVEHTITEMVTGIDIVQSQILIAEGHSLHSEKVGIPAQEDITIHGYAIQSRVTTEDPLNDFMPDTGKIMAYRSGGGFGVRLDAGNGFQGSIITPYYDSLLVKVSTQALTFEQAASKMLRNLKEFRIRGIKTNIPFLENVMRHENFITGNYDTSFIDTTPELFIFPKSKDRGTKMLNYIGNVTINGFPGIEKKKKPLFDQPPVPKVNRLQSAASGTKQILDEKGAEGLVEWVKSRSEVLLTDTTFRDAHQSLLATRVRTNDLLRIAEPTAKLLPDVFSLEMWGGATFDVSYRFLKEDPWKRLTSLREQVPNVLFQMLLRASNAVGYTNYPDNVIREFVEQSAATGIDVFRIFDSLNWIKGMETAIDAVRQTGKIAEASICYTGDIEDSTRPKYNIQYYKDMAKELENQGAHILGIKDMAGLLKPQSAYRLISELKATVDLPIHLHTHDTSGNGIYMYAKAIEAGVDIVDVAVSTMAGLTSQPSANTLCYALKGTEREPSVSIDALEELSHYWEGVRKYYQDFESGMVAPHTEIYKHEMPGGQYSNLQQQAKAVGLGERWEEVKDMYSRVNLMFGDIVKVTPSSKVVGDMALFMVQNNLTEEDVLEKGDKIDFPDSVIELFEGYLGQPYGGFPKQLQKVILKGKEPLTVRPGELLKDVDFEALREELSKELDRQVTDHDVIAYALYPKVFKEYVGTIDQFGDVSVLDTPTFLYGMRLGEEIEIEIETGKTLIVKLISIGQAQADGTRIVYFELNGQPREVVIKDESIKSSVASKIKADPKNESHLAATMPGTVIKVLVEKGEKVVQGDHLLITEAMKMETTVQAPFSGIVTNIHVQNGEAISTGDLLIELEK is encoded by the coding sequence ATGAGAAAAATCAGTAAAGTGCTGGTGGCAAACAGGGGAGAAATCGCTATTCGCGTATTTCGTGCTTGTACAGAACTTCACATTCGTACAGTAGCTATTTACTCAAAAGAAGACTCAGGTTCTTACCATCGTTACAAAGCGGATGAGGCTTATCTTGTCGGCAAAGGCAAAAAGCCGATTGACGCCTATCTTGATATTGAAAATATTATCGAGATTGCCAAGCAGGCAGAAGTGGATGCGATTCATCCAGGCTATGGTTTTTTGTCAGAAAATATAGAATTTGCTAGACGTTGCGAGGAAGAAGGAATTATTTTTATCGGCCCTAAATCCCAGCATTTAGATATGTTTGGTGATAAAGTAAAAGCGAGAGTTCAAGCTCAACGGGCAGATATACCTGTGATCCCGGGTACAGACGGTCCTGTCTCCGATCTTGAAGAGGTAGTAGCTTTTGGAAGAGAGCACGGCTTTCCGATTATAATTAAAGCAGCGCTTGGCGGTGGCGGGCGTGGTATGCGGATTGTCCATAGCGTTGAAGAAGTGAGAGAAGCCTATGAGCGGGCAAAGTCAGAAGCAAAAGCGGCTTTTGGCAACAGTGAAGTGTATGTAGAGAAGTTTGTTCAAAATCCGAAGCATATTGAAGTGCAGATTCTTGGAGACCATCAACGAAATATCATTCATCTTTACGAGCGCGATTGTTCGGTACAGCGTCGCCATCAAAAGGTAGTAGAAGTCGCTCCATGCGTCTCATTGTCTGAAAAGTTGCGCAACGACATTTGTAACGCAGCAGTTAAGTTAATGAAAAACGTCGACTATTTGAATGCAGGCACAGTAGAATTCCTTGTTGCTGACAATCAATTTTATTTTATTGAAGTAAATCCACGTGTTCAGGTGGAACATACGATTACAGAAATGGTGACGGGAATTGATATTGTTCAATCACAAATCCTGATTGCGGAAGGCCATTCTTTACACAGTGAAAAAGTCGGCATCCCTGCACAGGAGGATATTACGATTCATGGCTATGCGATTCAATCACGAGTTACAACAGAAGATCCGCTGAATGACTTTATGCCAGATACAGGAAAAATCATGGCGTATCGTTCTGGCGGCGGCTTTGGCGTCCGGCTAGATGCGGGGAACGGCTTCCAAGGATCCATCATTACTCCGTATTATGACTCGCTGCTTGTGAAGGTATCTACACAGGCGCTCACTTTTGAGCAGGCCGCATCCAAGATGCTGCGCAACCTAAAGGAATTCCGAATTCGGGGCATCAAAACAAATATTCCATTTTTAGAAAATGTCATGCGTCATGAGAATTTCATTACAGGTAATTATGATACGTCGTTTATTGATACGACACCGGAGCTATTCATCTTCCCGAAAAGCAAAGACCGCGGAACAAAAATGCTAAACTATATCGGAAATGTGACGATTAACGGCTTTCCAGGCATTGAGAAAAAGAAAAAGCCCCTGTTTGACCAGCCACCTGTTCCCAAAGTCAACCGCCTACAATCGGCTGCCTCTGGTACTAAACAGATTTTAGATGAAAAAGGAGCAGAGGGGCTCGTTGAATGGGTGAAATCCCGGTCCGAAGTATTGCTGACAGACACAACTTTCCGAGACGCTCATCAGTCCTTGCTCGCTACTCGCGTGCGGACCAATGATTTGCTCCGCATTGCTGAACCAACAGCAAAATTGTTGCCGGATGTGTTCTCTTTAGAAATGTGGGGCGGAGCCACCTTTGATGTTTCCTACCGCTTTCTGAAAGAAGATCCGTGGAAACGTCTGACCTCGTTAAGAGAGCAAGTACCAAATGTCTTGTTCCAAATGCTTCTCCGGGCTTCCAATGCAGTGGGCTACACAAATTACCCAGATAATGTTATCCGCGAGTTTGTTGAGCAATCTGCTGCTACCGGTATTGATGTATTCCGCATTTTTGACAGCTTAAACTGGATCAAGGGAATGGAAACAGCGATCGATGCTGTTCGTCAAACCGGAAAGATTGCAGAGGCTTCCATTTGTTATACAGGGGACATTGAAGATTCAACCCGCCCGAAATACAATATTCAGTATTACAAAGATATGGCGAAGGAACTTGAAAATCAGGGGGCACATATTCTAGGCATTAAAGATATGGCCGGATTGTTAAAGCCGCAATCCGCTTATCGATTAATTTCAGAATTAAAAGCGACCGTCGATCTTCCGATTCATTTGCATACCCATGATACGAGCGGCAACGGCATTTACATGTATGCCAAAGCGATTGAAGCCGGCGTTGATATTGTGGATGTAGCGGTCAGTACGATGGCTGGGTTAACTTCACAGCCAAGTGCCAATACGCTTTGTTACGCACTAAAAGGAACGGAGCGGGAGCCTTCCGTCAGCATCGATGCTTTGGAAGAGCTGTCCCATTATTGGGAAGGGGTCAGAAAGTATTATCAAGATTTTGAGAGTGGAATGGTCGCTCCTCATACAGAAATCTATAAGCATGAAATGCCGGGCGGTCAATACAGCAATCTCCAGCAGCAGGCAAAAGCCGTCGGGCTGGGGGAACGCTGGGAAGAAGTTAAGGATATGTACAGCCGTGTAAACCTGATGTTTGGCGATATTGTCAAAGTAACGCCTTCTTCGAAGGTCGTTGGCGATATGGCGCTCTTCATGGTACAAAACAACCTAACGGAAGAAGACGTACTGGAAAAAGGGGATAAAATTGACTTCCCAGATTCTGTTATTGAACTGTTTGAGGGATATTTAGGCCAGCCGTACGGCGGATTCCCGAAGCAATTGCAAAAGGTCATCCTAAAAGGAAAAGAGCCGCTTACCGTCCGTCCGGGCGAGCTGCTAAAGGATGTGGACTTTGAGGCTCTGAGGGAAGAATTATCTAAGGAACTGGACAGACAAGTCACAGATCATGATGTGATCGCTTATGCTTTATATCCAAAAGTGTTTAAGGAATATGTGGGAACGATCGATCAGTTTGGCGACGTATCCGTACTGGATACACCGACATTCTTATATGGAATGAGATTAGGGGAAGAAATTGAAATTGAGATTGAAACAGGAAAAACATTGATTGTGAAGCTTATTTCTATCGGACAGGCGCAGGCAGATGGCACCCGCATTGTCTACTTTGAATTAAATGGTCAGCCACGTGAAGTAGTGATTAAAGACGAAAGCATCAAATCTTCCGTTGCTTCCAAGATCAAAGCAGATCCAAAAAATGAAAGCCATTTGGCAGCGACTATGCCTGGAACGGTGATTAAGGTGCTCGTCGAAAAAGGCGAAAAAGTCGTTCAGGGCGACCATTTATTGATTACGGAAGCGATGAAAATGGAAACAACAGTTCAGGCACCATTTTCAGGCATTGTAACCAATATCCATGTTCAAAACGGTGAAGCGATCTCTACAGGAGACTTGTTAATAGAACTAGAAAAGTAA
- a CDS encoding heme A synthase, with product MQRSLKWLAVLTTFVMLLVLLGGALVTKTDSGLGCGNEWPLCHGQLIPEDITIETIIELSHRVVSGVAGLLVAALSILSWRLIGHKRETKFLAVMSLFFLIAQALIGAAAVKWGQSDFVLALHFGISLISFSAVLLLTLLIFEVDQKFDASSLIIDKRMKWHTICVTLYSYLVVYTGALVRHTNASLTCSDWPFCLNSNPFMPLNTYQWIQMGHRLAAGLIFLWIVYITVIAVKYYKQQRVIYWGWIIACSLVSLQVLSGATIIFTKLNLYIALAHALFISCLFGLLCYFILLISRSKMNADNISKVS from the coding sequence ATGCAACGCTCTTTGAAATGGCTAGCGGTTTTGACAACGTTCGTCATGCTTCTTGTCTTACTGGGCGGTGCCTTAGTGACAAAAACCGACTCTGGACTTGGATGCGGGAATGAATGGCCGCTGTGCCACGGACAACTGATTCCTGAGGATATTACGATAGAAACAATTATCGAATTATCCCATCGGGTTGTCTCTGGTGTTGCCGGCTTGCTCGTAGCCGCATTGTCTATTCTCTCCTGGCGGCTAATAGGCCACAAGAGGGAAACCAAGTTCTTAGCTGTCATGTCTCTGTTCTTTTTAATTGCGCAAGCCTTGATCGGAGCAGCGGCAGTAAAATGGGGGCAAAGCGACTTTGTTCTCGCTCTTCACTTTGGCATTTCGCTCATTTCTTTTTCTGCTGTTCTGTTGTTAACTCTTTTGATCTTTGAAGTTGATCAAAAGTTCGATGCTTCTTCGTTAATTATTGACAAACGAATGAAATGGCATACTATTTGTGTAACACTTTATAGTTACTTAGTTGTCTACACCGGAGCTCTTGTACGGCATACCAACGCCAGTTTAACTTGTTCCGATTGGCCCTTTTGCCTGAATAGCAATCCTTTTATGCCACTGAATACTTATCAATGGATTCAAATGGGGCATCGTCTTGCTGCCGGTCTCATCTTTTTGTGGATCGTCTACATCACGGTTATTGCTGTGAAATATTATAAGCAGCAGCGAGTGATTTACTGGGGATGGATCATTGCTTGTTCCCTTGTCTCTTTGCAGGTCTTATCAGGTGCCACGATCATCTTTACCAAGCTTAATCTCTACATAGCATTAGCGCATGCTCTATTTATCTCTTGTTTGTTTGGCCTGCTATGTTATTTTATTCTTCTCATTTCCAGAAGCAAAATGAATGCCGACAATATTTCGAAAGTTTCATAA
- the cyoE gene encoding heme o synthase, whose translation MGNTELPETTALKDFLALIKIGIVNSNLITIFTGLWLAIVFNGLHFLTQLDTVFYTLIGSSLIIAGSASLNNFIDRDIDPLMERTKGRPTVTGKISYPKVMLIGVAFIIIGTAFLFLTTFTAGLIGLIGVFSYVVVYSMWSKRRHVSNTVVGSISGAVPPLIGWAAIDPNLDIVAWMLFLIMFIWQPPHFYALAMRRCEEYRAAGIPMLPVVKGFAVTKRHTMIWVLALLPLPFFMTSLGTAFVVLATVLNIGWLALGVSGYRMKDDLKWAKLMFIYSLQYLTVLFVAMVIFTVI comes from the coding sequence ATGGGGAATACTGAACTTCCAGAAACGACAGCCCTGAAAGATTTCCTTGCTTTAATTAAAATCGGTATCGTTAATTCCAACTTGATTACTATTTTCACAGGGCTGTGGCTGGCAATCGTTTTTAACGGCCTGCACTTTCTAACTCAGCTGGATACAGTTTTTTACACGCTTATCGGATCATCCCTGATTATTGCAGGTTCAGCCAGTTTAAATAACTTTATTGACCGGGATATTGACCCGCTTATGGAGAGAACGAAAGGGCGTCCTACAGTTACAGGGAAAATAAGCTATCCAAAAGTAATGTTAATTGGTGTCGCTTTCATTATTATTGGGACAGCTTTTTTGTTCCTCACAACATTTACAGCCGGCCTTATTGGCTTAATCGGCGTATTTAGTTATGTTGTCGTTTATTCCATGTGGTCTAAGCGTCGCCATGTTAGCAACACAGTAGTGGGCAGTATTTCTGGAGCTGTGCCGCCGCTAATTGGCTGGGCAGCTATTGACCCTAATCTGGATATTGTTGCCTGGATGTTATTTTTAATTATGTTCATTTGGCAGCCGCCGCATTTTTATGCGTTGGCTATGAGACGATGTGAAGAATATCGGGCTGCTGGCATTCCTATGCTACCGGTAGTGAAGGGGTTTGCTGTTACAAAACGTCATACAATGATTTGGGTGCTGGCTCTCTTGCCGCTTCCATTCTTTATGACATCATTGGGCACTGCCTTTGTTGTTTTAGCAACAGTTTTGAATATAGGGTGGCTTGCTCTTGGGGTATCTGGGTATAGAATGAAGGATGATC